DNA from Mucilaginibacter mallensis:
GGAAAACTCGTTACAGATACTCCCCCCTCCAGATAGCGTACTTCAGGATCTTTGCCCAAATGACCTACAAGAATCACTTTATTTATTCCAGACATATTTTTAAATCGACAAAAATTATACTACAAATTAAAAAAATTTTTTATAAATATAAAAATGATTTTTGGCATTGCCAATTTTTGTAAGCTTTCTACATCGGTATAAAACCAATTTTGTTCTAAGTTAACATTTTTAACCTGTATATTTATGAAACGCACGTGCAGGCGCTGGTGAGTAAGTATATGCTTGTAAATGGGCGATATTTCAAGTATTTTAATGTGCTGCCCAAAATGGTCACTCAGTTGGGGTAAATTCAACAGATCTGTTTCAGACATCAAAAACGATGTTTCTATCAGTGGCAGATCGTACATATTTGCCCAGACATCTTTCTCATCGCGTTTGTTCATCAATAGTTTATCGCCGTCAACTATTAAGAAATAGTTGAGATATCTGTCACGAACTTTCAGCTTATTTAATTTTACTGGTAAAGTGGTAATTGCATTATTAATAAAAGCAAAGCACCCCGTTCTGACCGGGCATATGCCGCAAGCCGGGTTTTTAGGTTTGCACAGCATAGCGCCAAACTCCATCATAGCCTGGTTATGCAGGCCGGGTTGATCATGATTAAGCAGCTCATCGGCCATTTGCTGGAATATTTTTTTGCCTTTTGTGCTGTTTATAGGCTCATCAATACCGAAATAACGGGCTATCACCCGGTAAACATTGCCATCAACAACGGCTTTTGCTTCATTTGCTGAGAATGAGGATATGGCCGCCGCTGTATATTCACCAATACCTTTCAGTTTTATAAGCTGGTTATACTGCTCAGGGAACTTACCATGGTAAAGCTCATTAACCAGGCGTGCTGTTTTAAGCATGTTGCGCCCGCGCGAGTAATAGCCCAGGCCCTGCCAAAGCTTTAATATATCATCTTCATGGGCGGCGGCAAAGCTGCCTACATCGGGATATTTCTCAACAAAACGGTTAAAGTAAGGCATTCCCTGCTCAACGCGTGTTTGTTGCAGAATAATTTCGGATAACCATATAATATAAGCGTTATTGGTGTTGCGCCAGGGTAGGTCGCGTTTATTTTGTATGTACCATTGTACCAATTCGTCAGAGAAATTCATGCGTAGCAAAAGTAGGATGATAAGCATAGATTTGCTTATTTAATGTAAGATTTACACCTGTTTTTATCGCCTGAGAAAAAAAACGTATTAATTATTTCAATCTTTCGTTATAAAGCGATACTTTTGCAACCCCAAAACAGTTAAGTATTTATATAATTAAAAAAGAAAATCAGATATGACTAAGGCAGAAATTATAACTGAAATCTCAACTAAAACAGGCATAGAGAAAGTTGACGTACAAGAAACCGTTGAGGCGTTTTTTAAAGTAGTTAAGAGTTCAATGGTTGGCGGCGAGAACGTATACGTTAGAGGATTCGGAAGTTTTGTAGTAAAGAAAAGAGCGAAAAAGACAGCTCGTAATATTTCAAAGAATACTGCCATTATTATTCCTGAGCATTTTGTACCTAGCTTTAAACCAGCTAAAACTTTTGTTGAAAAAGTTAGAACAGGTAACAAAGCAAAAGCAAGCAAATAATTTAGCATGAAAAAAGAACAAATAGCCGTTATTGTAGCAGTAGTTATTGTTATAGGCTATTTGTATTCATTGCCCGTTAAGGGATTGGTACAGCCAAAAGTACAGCAAGGTACCGGAAAGGTTGCTTCAACAACTGAACGCCCGAATGCCAATATCAATGTTGATATGGTGTCCACTTCAGCCAAGAATGTGATCGGTGCAGGTTTATCAGCCAAAATAATTGATTTGGAAGGCCAGTTGAAAAACGCTTCGAATGATGCTGATAAATTGAGTTTGCAAAAACAATTGGCCAAAGCCTGGGACGACGTAAGTCAGCCAGCGCCGGCAGCATTTTATTACCAGGATGTAGCCCGTAAAGAAAATACGGCCGAAAACTGGATAAATGCCGGTAGCCGTTTTAATGATGCTTACAAGCTTACACAGGATACTGCAGCACAGCCAACTTTTGATGCAAATGCCGTTGAGGCATTCCAAAACGCGACGAAGCTGAAACCTGAAAGCCTTGACGCAAAAGCAGGCTTAGGTATTGCTTACGTAAATGGAGGTGGCCCGCCAATGCAAGGTATTGGTTTATTGCTTGACGTTGTTAAGCAGGACCCAACCAACAGAAATGCGCAACTTAACTTAGGTTTGTTTGCCATGAAATCAGGACAGTTTGAAAAAGCTGTTGACAGGTT
Protein-coding regions in this window:
- the mutY gene encoding A/G-specific adenine glycosylase, with product MLIILLLLRMNFSDELVQWYIQNKRDLPWRNTNNAYIIWLSEIILQQTRVEQGMPYFNRFVEKYPDVGSFAAAHEDDILKLWQGLGYYSRGRNMLKTARLVNELYHGKFPEQYNQLIKLKGIGEYTAAAISSFSANEAKAVVDGNVYRVIARYFGIDEPINSTKGKKIFQQMADELLNHDQPGLHNQAMMEFGAMLCKPKNPACGICPVRTGCFAFINNAITTLPVKLNKLKVRDRYLNYFLIVDGDKLLMNKRDEKDVWANMYDLPLIETSFLMSETDLLNLPQLSDHFGQHIKILEISPIYKHILTHQRLHVRFINIQVKNVNLEQNWFYTDVESLQKLAMPKIIFIFIKNFFNL
- a CDS encoding HU family DNA-binding protein translates to MTKAEIITEISTKTGIEKVDVQETVEAFFKVVKSSMVGGENVYVRGFGSFVVKKRAKKTARNISKNTAIIIPEHFVPSFKPAKTFVEKVRTGNKAKASK
- a CDS encoding tetratricopeptide repeat protein codes for the protein MKKEQIAVIVAVVIVIGYLYSLPVKGLVQPKVQQGTGKVASTTERPNANINVDMVSTSAKNVIGAGLSAKIIDLEGQLKNASNDADKLSLQKQLAKAWDDVSQPAPAAFYYQDVARKENTAENWINAGSRFNDAYKLTQDTAAQPTFDANAVEAFQNATKLKPESLDAKAGLGIAYVNGGGPPMQGIGLLLDVVKQDPTNRNAQLNLGLFAMKSGQFEKAVDRFKTLIAQKPEVEPYFYLAESYKQLGMRKEAIDAYQKCKEMMPDQNFDQRIDQYIKELKN